In Desulfuromonadales bacterium, one genomic interval encodes:
- a CDS encoding biotin/lipoyl-containing protein has protein sequence MDIKVPEVGESVFEAEVGKWHKKDGDRVAKDDLLVELETDKITLELNADAEGV, from the coding sequence AGGTTCCCGAGGTCGGCGAATCGGTCTTCGAGGCGGAAGTCGGCAAGTGGCACAAAAAGGACGGCGACCGGGTGGCGAAGGACGACCTGCTGGTCGAACTGGAGACGGACAAGATCACCCTGGAGCTCAATGCCGATGCCGAGGGGGTG